A stretch of the Archangium violaceum genome encodes the following:
- a CDS encoding response regulator produces MKVLIVEDTKTITNLIQVYLMGWGLEFFEASNGVQGLARAREIKPDLIISDVQMPEMDGFALCAAVRADPILFATPFVMLTSLKDDASRQRGRLVGASAFLNKPVAVDDLREKVRSILKLPATKH; encoded by the coding sequence ATGAAGGTTCTGATCGTCGAGGATACGAAGACCATCACCAACCTCATCCAGGTGTACCTGATGGGGTGGGGACTGGAGTTCTTCGAGGCGAGCAACGGAGTGCAGGGGCTGGCGCGCGCCCGGGAGATCAAGCCGGATCTGATCATCTCGGACGTGCAGATGCCGGAGATGGACGGGTTCGCGCTGTGCGCGGCGGTTCGCGCCGATCCCATCCTCTTCGCCACGCCCTTCGTGATGCTGACGTCGCTCAAGGATGACGCGAGCCGGCAGCGGGGCCGGCTGGTGGGAGCGAGCGCGTTCCTCAACAAGCCCGTGGCGGTGGATGATCTGCGCGAGAAGGTGCGCAGCATCCTCAAGCTCCCCGCCACCAAGCACTGA
- a CDS encoding hybrid sensor histidine kinase/response regulator yields MDPRVLRSLWPIFAAETREQLQTIGTAVLGLEQGTADEASEQLTALKREVHSLKGSAASLGLSDIEQLVHAIEDGLARCAPGHVPPPGLVECTLRSLSAIESALNRGDAGDMPTIEGLGALLSALGKGGFEQVVETKPKVPVHFRRDGLQTLEKLEIALGRLCSPGLEDRPGAVWEAVGLAELLKAAANTVGVTAVESLASSIRAGFARMEEAGVGASVAASDIAGALVQLRGALESLAEETPAEPAVAPVEPEVTARSAAGRRQQDMDRAVRVSVRTLDSLALQVEQLAAGRAQQLRRAEAHRELMEQTNQALLQLERAAQQLALSGGGGGALETLRAGVGQVRGVQKRLLQLSKDVHREGEQLALVAQVVRDDLRDLRMVPASQMLEPLKRTVRELAARLGKDVDLVLAGGDVRIDRRIVDVLKDPLLHLVRNALDHGIEPTAERVAAGKGPRGTLTVRVEPRGTRLAVVVEDDGAGLSPENVKATAVRRGLLAEAEAAKLTDMQAARLVFEPGFSTREQVTETSGRGVGLDVVQTTATRLQGAVDISFEKGQGTRFTIDLPLILAGALGLLVRSGTAVVAIPSDAVERVLRLAPSDVGTVAGHVVASVDGEQLPFHPLSLAIGQPRLPLALESGKPQTAMVLALGGVRAVFAIDAVVGQQEIVVRSLGRHLQSVSHLAGAAMLDDGSVVPVLNAPELLRAAAAPVLLRAATEVRRSHILVCDDALTTRFAIKSLLEIAGYSVVTAGDGEEALGILERTPCQLVVSDWQMPRLDGIGLTRRIRSHPKLSHIPVILCTSLDSPQERAAGLEAGADGYLVKREVERGRLLELVRQLLPTSA; encoded by the coding sequence ATGGATCCTCGGGTTCTGCGCAGCCTCTGGCCCATCTTCGCGGCCGAGACGCGCGAGCAGCTGCAGACCATCGGCACGGCGGTGCTGGGGTTGGAGCAGGGGACGGCCGATGAGGCGTCCGAGCAGCTCACCGCCCTCAAGCGGGAGGTGCACAGCCTGAAGGGGTCCGCGGCCAGCCTGGGCCTGTCGGACATCGAGCAGCTGGTCCACGCCATCGAGGACGGGCTGGCGCGCTGCGCTCCCGGCCACGTGCCGCCTCCGGGCCTGGTGGAGTGCACCCTGCGCAGCCTGTCGGCCATCGAGTCCGCGCTCAACCGCGGGGACGCCGGCGACATGCCGACCATCGAGGGCCTGGGGGCGTTGCTGTCCGCGCTCGGGAAGGGAGGGTTCGAGCAGGTCGTCGAGACGAAGCCCAAGGTGCCGGTGCACTTCCGGCGCGATGGTCTGCAGACACTGGAGAAGCTGGAGATCGCGCTGGGCCGGCTGTGCTCGCCGGGCCTGGAGGATCGTCCGGGCGCCGTCTGGGAGGCGGTGGGCCTGGCGGAGCTGTTGAAGGCCGCGGCCAACACCGTGGGCGTCACCGCCGTGGAGTCGCTGGCGAGCTCCATCCGCGCCGGCTTCGCGCGCATGGAGGAGGCGGGTGTCGGGGCCAGCGTGGCGGCCTCGGACATCGCGGGCGCGCTGGTTCAGCTCCGGGGCGCGCTGGAGTCGCTCGCGGAGGAGACTCCGGCCGAGCCCGCGGTGGCCCCGGTGGAGCCCGAGGTGACGGCGCGCTCGGCGGCCGGCCGGCGCCAGCAGGACATGGATCGCGCGGTGCGCGTGTCGGTGCGGACGCTCGACTCGCTGGCGCTGCAGGTGGAGCAGCTCGCGGCGGGCCGGGCGCAGCAGCTGCGCCGCGCGGAGGCGCACCGCGAGCTGATGGAGCAGACGAACCAGGCCCTGCTGCAGCTGGAGCGCGCGGCCCAGCAGCTCGCGCTGTCCGGCGGTGGAGGCGGGGCGCTGGAGACCCTGCGCGCGGGCGTGGGGCAGGTGCGCGGCGTGCAGAAGCGGCTGCTGCAGCTGTCCAAGGACGTGCACCGCGAGGGCGAGCAGCTCGCGCTGGTGGCCCAGGTGGTGCGCGACGACCTGAGAGATCTGCGGATGGTGCCGGCCTCGCAGATGCTGGAGCCGCTCAAGCGCACGGTGCGCGAGCTGGCCGCGCGGCTGGGCAAGGACGTGGACCTGGTGCTCGCCGGTGGGGACGTGCGCATCGACCGGCGCATCGTGGACGTGCTGAAGGATCCGCTGCTGCACCTGGTCCGCAACGCGTTGGATCACGGAATCGAGCCGACGGCCGAGCGTGTCGCCGCGGGCAAGGGCCCACGCGGGACGCTCACGGTGCGGGTGGAGCCCCGGGGCACGCGCCTGGCGGTGGTGGTGGAGGACGACGGCGCGGGCCTGTCCCCGGAGAACGTGAAGGCCACGGCCGTGCGCCGCGGGCTGCTCGCCGAGGCGGAGGCCGCCAAGCTCACCGACATGCAGGCGGCGCGGCTCGTGTTCGAGCCGGGCTTCTCCACCCGCGAGCAGGTGACGGAGACGTCCGGGCGCGGCGTGGGGCTGGACGTGGTGCAGACCACGGCCACTCGGCTGCAGGGCGCGGTGGACATCTCCTTCGAGAAGGGCCAGGGCACGCGCTTCACCATCGACCTGCCGTTGATCCTGGCGGGCGCGCTGGGGCTGCTGGTGCGCTCGGGGACGGCGGTGGTGGCCATTCCCTCGGACGCGGTGGAGCGCGTGTTGCGGCTGGCGCCGTCGGACGTGGGCACGGTGGCCGGGCACGTGGTGGCGAGCGTGGATGGAGAGCAGCTTCCCTTCCACCCCCTCTCGCTGGCCATCGGACAGCCCCGGCTGCCGCTGGCACTCGAGTCGGGCAAGCCACAGACGGCGATGGTGCTGGCGCTCGGAGGCGTGAGGGCGGTGTTCGCCATCGACGCGGTGGTGGGGCAACAGGAGATCGTCGTCCGCTCGCTGGGGCGGCACCTGCAGAGCGTGTCACACCTGGCCGGGGCCGCCATGCTGGACGACGGCAGCGTGGTGCCCGTGCTCAACGCGCCCGAGCTGCTGCGCGCGGCCGCCGCTCCGGTGCTGCTGCGCGCCGCCACCGAGGTCCGTCGTTCGCACATCCTCGTGTGCGACGACGCGCTGACCACCCGCTTCGCCATCAAGTCGCTGCTGGAGATCGCCGGCTACTCGGTGGTGACGGCGGGGGATGGCGAGGAGGCGCTGGGCATCCTGGAGCGCACGCCCTGCCAGCTGGTGGTGAGTGACTGGCAGATGCCCCGATTGGACGGCATCGGGCTCACCCGGCGCATCCGCTCGCATCCCAAGCTGTCGCACATTCCCGTCATCCTGTGCACCTCGCTGGACAGTCCGCAGGAGCGGGCCGCCGGCCTGGAGGCGGGCGCGGACGGCTACCTCGTCAAGCGCGAGGTGGAGCGCGGTAGACTGTTGGAGTTGGTGCGCCAACTCCTGCCCACGAGCGCCTGA
- a CDS encoding chemotaxis protein CheW yields MAGDASSGKIDYTALRRKLDEAQAVLEGAQVLSPERRREVLAERARALAESRHEERRETLSVLAFRVGGERYAVPIDAVDHVLESKGLCPLPGAPRYVLGALVSRSRVVPVLDLRQVLGLEGGGMSDLTRVVVVEVSEEFFGLAAEEVDGRQELPRADLSHPPPGPFTFLTRNRLMVLDLVQLSDPAVVGRG; encoded by the coding sequence ATGGCCGGCGACGCGTCGAGCGGGAAGATCGACTACACGGCACTGCGCCGCAAGCTGGACGAGGCGCAGGCGGTGCTCGAGGGGGCCCAGGTGCTCAGCCCGGAGCGCCGCCGCGAGGTGCTGGCCGAGCGTGCACGCGCGCTGGCCGAGTCGCGCCACGAGGAGCGCCGCGAGACCCTGTCGGTGCTCGCCTTCCGCGTGGGCGGCGAGCGCTACGCGGTGCCCATCGACGCGGTGGACCATGTGCTCGAGTCCAAGGGGCTGTGCCCGCTGCCGGGCGCGCCGCGGTACGTGCTGGGAGCGTTGGTGTCCCGTTCGCGGGTGGTGCCGGTGTTGGATCTGCGCCAGGTGCTGGGCCTCGAGGGAGGCGGCATGTCGGACCTGACGCGCGTCGTCGTGGTGGAGGTGTCCGAGGAGTTCTTCGGTCTGGCGGCGGAAGAGGTGGACGGACGGCAGGAGCTGCCTCGCGCGGACCTGTCCCACCCGCCGCCAGGACCTTTCACGTTCCTCACCCGGAATCGGTTGATGGTGCTCGATCTCGTGCAACTCAGCGATCCCGCCGTGGTGGGACGAGGATAG
- a CDS encoding methyl-accepting chemotaxis protein has translation MSPPTIQRLDMRRLSLRTKMVAITGVSGALVTGILVAAFSLQMRNSLKEEFAKRAAAASHELAHHLAIATWSRDEEGLRIATAATLRNNPDVAYVVVRDRQGDILGHATVPRLVSPALLPAMSPQSSRRDLYVGGRPVLETSAPVLFEPRGPRSDGTPSQAQVGSVQVGLELDVLNEAVSRMALRGLGLGLLALAGCLVVVAALCRILIIPLERLARAAAGMAAGDLRQQIDASSTDEVGDLARSFSTMAEMLTNLLKDLKSAAADMEREATNVLATSSQQSAMANEQASAIHETGATVAEIAQTSKQATSFADTVIGGTSRSDALGSEGQKVVDESVAAMEKLSEQVKAIALAITDLNEQTLQIGDIITTVKDVAEQSNLLALNASIEAAKAGDQGRGFAVVAMEMRTLAEQSKMAANQVRALLGEVQKGTRAAVSATEEGSRRALAAMALAQSAGAAIKGLSDVIRDSSSAARQIAGNTRQQTIGVEQIAAAMNELTIAMQDNVEGTKRIEQVAGNLSNLSKRFSDLVGKYQL, from the coding sequence ATGAGCCCGCCCACCATCCAAAGGCTGGACATGCGTCGGCTCAGCCTGCGGACGAAGATGGTGGCCATCACCGGCGTGTCGGGTGCGCTCGTCACGGGCATCCTCGTGGCGGCCTTCTCGCTGCAGATGCGCAACTCGCTGAAGGAGGAGTTCGCCAAGCGCGCCGCGGCGGCGAGCCACGAGCTGGCCCACCACCTGGCCATCGCCACCTGGTCCCGGGACGAGGAGGGCCTGCGGATCGCCACCGCCGCCACCCTCCGCAACAACCCGGACGTGGCGTACGTGGTGGTGCGCGACCGGCAGGGCGACATCCTCGGCCATGCCACGGTGCCGCGCCTGGTGAGCCCGGCGTTGCTGCCCGCGATGTCTCCGCAGTCCAGCCGTCGCGATCTCTACGTGGGCGGCAGGCCGGTGCTGGAGACGTCCGCGCCCGTCCTCTTCGAGCCGCGTGGCCCCCGGAGCGATGGGACCCCGTCCCAGGCACAGGTGGGCTCGGTGCAGGTGGGCCTGGAGCTGGACGTCCTCAACGAGGCCGTGTCCCGCATGGCCCTGCGCGGGCTGGGCCTGGGCCTGCTGGCGCTCGCCGGTTGCCTCGTGGTGGTGGCCGCGCTGTGCCGCATCCTCATCATCCCCCTGGAGCGCCTGGCGCGGGCGGCGGCCGGCATGGCCGCGGGAGACCTCCGTCAGCAGATCGACGCCAGCAGCACCGACGAGGTGGGCGATCTGGCGCGCAGCTTCTCCACCATGGCGGAGATGCTGACGAACCTGCTCAAGGACCTGAAGAGCGCGGCGGCGGACATGGAGCGCGAGGCCACCAACGTGCTGGCCACCTCCTCGCAGCAGTCCGCCATGGCCAACGAGCAGGCCTCCGCCATCCACGAGACGGGCGCCACGGTGGCGGAGATCGCCCAGACGTCCAAGCAGGCCACCTCCTTCGCGGACACGGTCATCGGTGGCACCAGCCGCTCGGACGCCCTGGGCTCCGAGGGCCAGAAGGTCGTCGACGAGAGCGTGGCCGCCATGGAGAAGCTCAGCGAGCAGGTGAAGGCCATCGCCCTGGCCATCACCGATCTCAACGAGCAGACGCTGCAGATCGGCGACATCATCACCACGGTGAAGGACGTGGCCGAGCAGTCCAACCTGCTGGCGCTCAACGCCTCCATCGAGGCGGCCAAGGCGGGAGATCAGGGCCGCGGCTTCGCGGTGGTGGCCATGGAGATGCGCACCCTGGCCGAGCAGTCGAAGATGGCCGCCAACCAGGTGCGCGCGCTGCTGGGCGAGGTGCAGAAGGGCACCCGCGCGGCCGTGTCCGCCACCGAGGAGGGCAGCCGCCGGGCCCTGGCCGCCATGGCGCTGGCCCAGAGCGCGGGAGCCGCCATCAAGGGACTGTCCGACGTCATCCGGGACTCCTCGTCGGCGGCGCGGCAGATCGCCGGCAACACCCGTCAGCAGACCATCGGCGTGGAGCAGATCGCCGCGGCGATGAACGAGCTGACCATCGCCATGCAGGACAACGTGGAGGGGACCAAGCGCATCGAGCAGGTCGCGGGCAACCTCTCCAACCTTTCCAAGCGCTTCTCCGACCTCGTCGGGAAGTACCAGCTATGA